In a genomic window of Pontibacter liquoris:
- a CDS encoding T9SS-dependent M36 family metallopeptidase, translating into MKRNALYNLLSLLSLFLLLLPLTANAQSALQTALRHIDETKKDYKLSAADIADYVVTDQYVSKNNGITHLYLRQRFQGIEVEGANININIDRDGNVINIGNRFIPNLQGLIKSSRASLSPEQAAQAAASHLKLKVQKPIAVKEKKAPTAKLPAAAKAVLLSDGGVSLSPIPAKLTYQPLPDGSIKLAWEVGIYTTDAQHYWQVKVDAASGNVLQQSDLVVHDTWGPEVVTDAAVANAPAAKATMASRTKAAELKARQAIYKQLFAPQTQAAAATAAPLLATSGTYRILDAPFEAPNFGERSLVTTKENAAASPLGWHNDGLVSYTITKGNNVHAYEDRTGANAGTSPDGGLNLTFDFPIDFAKEPDTYVKAAVTNLFYWNNLMHDVFYQFGFDEVSGNFQQTNLTGAGQGLDGVMAEAQDGGGTNNANFLTLQDGIPGRMQMYLWSSSLPAELLHIDAPASVAGAYIGVQAGFGPAIDATGVAGKIVLADPSNGCSGLPALPKGSVPVPFTNQAAILGNIALIDRGECTFQEKALNAQASGATGVIVVNNADGEPISMGGDEVGAGILIPAIMISKADGVKLKAALAQGLTGALRRDGGVPPLRDGDLDNGIISHEYGHGISTRLTGGPSTQCISNAEQGGEGWSDYFALYMTMKPGDTGSQGRGIGTYVQSQAPTGLGIRPAPYSTDMSINPYTYGNIKNPELAEAHGVGFLWATILWELNWSLIEEYGYDPDIYHGKGGNNLALQLVMDGLKLQPCSPGFIDSRDAILAADKINNGGANQCYIWRAFAKRGLGYSATQGSSDDLLDGTEAFDMPPSCNPQLAIDLSANPTPVVDGQVLTYNIAVKNNTASALSGVAISSLLPAGTTFVQESGKEAPKLSGGKVTFKDLKMAAGESVTKSYKVTVKKGDGTNVFFQDNMENGGTKWKTAHGLGLSDWQLNTKNPHSGKTAWFAVDPDAISDQYLRFATPVTVGENTLLRFWHSYASEAGFDGGVVEISTNSGLTWTNLGDKMIQNGYNSQIPLENASTINGPAFTGGSNGYIQTIADLSSYKGQKVLIRFRMGSDILTGATGWYVDDVEIVSNPTTVTGIASVTTKWGGNASDTLETMVLKAGTLATTQVANAVMPVQQATLLYPNPAQQNVKLQLASGITGMVDVQVVNVFGQQVMQKQLQAAEARNGAVLALDKLTNGIYYVTITANGKSETQKLVIRK; encoded by the coding sequence ATGAAACGAAATGCTTTGTACAATTTGCTCAGCCTGCTGAGCTTGTTCCTACTCCTGCTGCCGCTCACGGCAAATGCGCAGTCGGCCCTGCAGACTGCCTTACGCCACATCGACGAAACCAAAAAGGACTATAAACTAAGTGCTGCCGATATTGCTGATTATGTGGTAACAGACCAGTATGTGAGCAAAAACAACGGCATCACGCACCTCTACCTGCGCCAACGCTTCCAAGGCATCGAAGTAGAAGGAGCCAACATCAACATCAACATAGACCGTGACGGCAATGTTATTAACATTGGCAACCGTTTTATCCCGAACCTGCAGGGGCTCATTAAAAGCAGCCGAGCTTCGTTGTCGCCTGAACAGGCAGCCCAGGCAGCCGCTTCCCACCTGAAACTGAAAGTACAGAAGCCTATTGCGGTAAAAGAAAAGAAAGCGCCCACGGCCAAGCTTCCGGCGGCAGCCAAGGCGGTGCTGCTCAGCGACGGGGGCGTTTCCCTCTCTCCTATCCCGGCTAAACTAACGTACCAGCCCCTGCCTGACGGCAGTATAAAACTTGCCTGGGAAGTAGGCATTTACACGACCGATGCGCAGCACTACTGGCAGGTGAAGGTAGACGCTGCCTCGGGCAATGTGCTGCAGCAATCGGACCTGGTGGTGCATGATACCTGGGGACCCGAAGTAGTGACCGATGCCGCTGTAGCGAACGCCCCTGCGGCGAAAGCCACTATGGCTTCCCGCACGAAAGCTGCGGAGCTAAAAGCCCGGCAAGCCATATACAAACAGTTGTTTGCGCCACAGACCCAGGCAGCCGCCGCTACGGCAGCGCCGCTTTTGGCCACCAGCGGCACGTACCGCATCCTGGATGCGCCTTTTGAAGCACCTAACTTTGGCGAGCGATCGCTGGTAACAACAAAAGAAAATGCGGCTGCCTCACCCCTGGGCTGGCACAACGATGGCCTTGTATCTTACACTATTACCAAGGGCAACAACGTGCATGCCTACGAAGACCGCACTGGCGCCAATGCCGGTACCAGCCCGGATGGGGGCCTGAATTTGACTTTCGACTTCCCGATTGATTTTGCCAAAGAGCCCGATACCTATGTAAAGGCGGCCGTGACCAATTTGTTTTACTGGAATAACCTGATGCACGACGTCTTTTACCAGTTTGGCTTTGACGAAGTAAGCGGCAACTTCCAGCAAACCAACCTGACCGGCGCCGGTCAGGGACTGGATGGTGTAATGGCAGAAGCACAGGATGGCGGCGGCACCAACAATGCCAACTTCCTGACCTTGCAGGATGGCATTCCGGGCCGCATGCAGATGTATTTGTGGTCTTCGTCGCTGCCTGCCGAGCTGCTGCACATCGATGCACCGGCTTCTGTAGCGGGTGCTTACATTGGCGTGCAGGCAGGCTTTGGTCCGGCCATTGATGCCACAGGTGTGGCCGGCAAAATCGTGCTGGCCGACCCTAGCAACGGCTGCAGCGGCCTACCGGCCCTGCCAAAAGGCTCCGTGCCAGTGCCCTTCACGAATCAGGCGGCCATACTGGGCAACATCGCTTTGATAGACCGCGGCGAGTGCACGTTCCAGGAGAAAGCGCTAAATGCGCAGGCTTCCGGCGCCACAGGCGTGATCGTAGTGAACAATGCCGATGGAGAGCCAATCTCGATGGGTGGCGATGAAGTGGGCGCGGGTATCCTGATCCCGGCCATTATGATCAGCAAAGCCGATGGCGTCAAGCTGAAAGCTGCCCTGGCGCAAGGCTTAACGGGCGCTTTACGCCGCGACGGTGGCGTGCCGCCCCTTCGGGATGGTGACCTGGACAACGGTATCATTTCGCACGAGTACGGCCATGGTATTTCTACCCGCTTAACAGGCGGCCCCAGCACGCAATGCATCAGCAACGCCGAACAGGGCGGAGAAGGCTGGAGCGATTATTTTGCACTTTACATGACGATGAAGCCCGGAGATACCGGTTCGCAGGGCCGTGGGATTGGCACCTATGTGCAGTCGCAGGCACCTACCGGCCTGGGCATTCGTCCGGCCCCTTACAGCACCGACATGAGTATCAACCCTTATACGTATGGCAACATCAAAAACCCGGAACTTGCCGAAGCGCACGGGGTGGGCTTTTTGTGGGCCACCATCTTATGGGAGCTCAACTGGAGCCTGATTGAGGAGTATGGCTACGACCCGGATATTTACCACGGAAAAGGCGGCAACAACCTGGCCCTGCAGCTGGTTATGGACGGTTTGAAGCTGCAACCCTGCAGCCCTGGTTTCATAGACTCGCGCGATGCCATACTGGCTGCCGACAAGATCAACAACGGCGGCGCCAACCAATGCTACATCTGGCGGGCATTTGCCAAACGCGGCCTGGGCTACAGCGCCACACAAGGCAGCAGCGATGACCTGCTGGACGGTACCGAGGCATTTGATATGCCCCCAAGCTGCAACCCGCAGCTGGCCATCGACCTGAGCGCCAACCCAACCCCGGTGGTAGACGGACAGGTGCTTACCTACAACATCGCCGTTAAAAACAATACCGCTAGCGCCTTGTCGGGTGTGGCCATCAGCAGCCTGCTGCCTGCCGGAACCACTTTTGTGCAGGAATCAGGCAAAGAGGCGCCGAAGCTCTCCGGAGGCAAAGTAACTTTCAAGGACCTGAAAATGGCCGCCGGCGAATCGGTTACCAAATCCTATAAAGTAACCGTGAAAAAAGGCGATGGCACGAACGTCTTCTTCCAGGATAACATGGAAAATGGCGGCACGAAATGGAAAACGGCGCATGGCCTGGGCCTGAGCGACTGGCAGCTGAACACGAAAAACCCACACAGTGGCAAAACCGCTTGGTTTGCCGTAGATCCGGATGCTATCAGCGACCAGTACCTGCGCTTTGCAACACCGGTAACTGTGGGCGAGAATACCTTGCTGCGCTTCTGGCACAGCTATGCTTCGGAGGCCGGCTTCGATGGCGGCGTAGTAGAGATCAGCACAAACAGCGGCCTGACCTGGACCAACCTGGGCGATAAAATGATCCAGAACGGGTATAACAGCCAGATTCCGCTGGAGAACGCCTCCACTATCAACGGACCCGCCTTTACCGGTGGCAGCAACGGCTACATCCAGACAATTGCAGACCTGAGCAGCTACAAAGGGCAGAAAGTGCTGATCCGCTTCAGAATGGGTTCCGATATTCTGACAGGGGCAACAGGCTGGTATGTGGATGATGTAGAGATAGTTTCTAACCCGACCACCGTTACTGGCATCGCTTCCGTTACCACCAAATGGGGCGGCAATGCTTCGGACACGCTTGAAACCATGGTGCTGAAAGCCGGCACGCTGGCAACAACGCAGGTAGCTAATGCCGTGATGCCTGTCCAGCAAGCCACACTCCTGTACCCGAACCCGGCCCAGCAAAACGTAAAACTGCAACTAGCCAGCGGCATTACCGGAATGGTGGATGTGCAGGTGGTAAACGTATTTGGCCAGCAAGTGATGCAGAAACAGCTACAGGCTGCCGAAGCCCGCAACGGGGCTGTGCTGGCGCTGGATAAGCTGACCAATGGAATTTACTACGTGACTATTACAGCAAACGGAAAATCAGAAACGCAGAAACTAGTCATCCGGAAGTAG
- a CDS encoding peroxiredoxin, whose protein sequence is MKDNAIKVGDKAPDFELQRQDGTLFRLYDLLKERNVVLYFYPKDNTPGCTKQACEFRDQYEVFREHGAEVVGISSDSRASHQRFEQAFQLPFLLLSDVGGRTRELFGVPRKLGLLPGRVTYIIDKSGTVRYIFNSMTKPLEHVHNALKMLQELAAV, encoded by the coding sequence ATGAAAGATAATGCGATAAAAGTAGGCGACAAGGCCCCTGACTTTGAACTGCAGCGCCAGGATGGAACCCTGTTTCGCCTCTACGACCTGTTGAAAGAACGCAACGTGGTCCTGTACTTTTACCCAAAAGATAACACGCCGGGATGTACCAAGCAAGCCTGCGAGTTTCGGGATCAGTATGAAGTGTTCCGGGAACATGGAGCGGAGGTAGTTGGCATCAGCTCAGACAGCAGGGCGTCGCATCAGCGTTTTGAGCAGGCTTTTCAGTTGCCTTTCCTGCTGCTGAGCGATGTGGGAGGGCGCACCCGCGAACTATTCGGCGTGCCCCGCAAGCTGGGTTTGCTGCCTGGCCGCGTTACCTACATCATCGATAAAAGCGGCACGGTGCGCTATATTTTTAACTCCATGACGAAGCCGCTGGAGCATGTGCACAACGCCTTGAAAATGCTGCAGGAACTAGCAGCAGTATAA
- a CDS encoding glycosyltransferase 87 family protein, with protein MKPLKSNLLPYILLLLSAVAYVALGYATQRTSFTQLLLLYGFCFGAYVYLINQKLPLWLGLGAAILFRILLLLALPALSENFYRYVWDGRLLAAGINPYLYLPAQLSRPLPAGLTENLVQQLPSAQVYSTYLPVPQAVFWLGARLFPANLLGSVVVIRCVLLLAEVGSLLLLLRLLRKMALPEKYLLLYALNPLVILELTGNLHLEALLIFFLLLALLQLFHRRLVLAGIAFGLAVGVKLLPLLFLPFILRRLDLKRFMLFGGVMLVTVLALYYPLATAGMAQHQLQSIQAYFHHNAFNASVYYMLRWLGFRLAGYDLAGSLAPLLAAVTLGAVLSMASVKRLGSTQRLMGYMAAALAVYFFLAPSVYPWHLTTLLALTVVSHFRFAVVWSGLAILAYAAYRSPAHQEDVLLLTLEYMTVLLWLVVELYLYRKRRQHANLAT; from the coding sequence ATGAAGCCTTTAAAAAGCAACTTGCTCCCTTATATTTTGCTGCTGCTCTCGGCTGTGGCCTACGTTGCGCTGGGTTATGCTACGCAGCGTACCAGCTTTACGCAACTGCTGCTGTTGTATGGCTTTTGCTTTGGCGCTTATGTATATCTTATCAACCAGAAACTGCCCCTGTGGCTGGGGCTGGGAGCGGCCATCTTGTTCCGCATCCTACTGCTCTTAGCCCTGCCGGCCCTATCCGAAAACTTTTACCGCTATGTATGGGATGGGCGTCTATTGGCTGCCGGCATAAACCCCTACCTATACTTGCCCGCGCAGCTGTCGCGACCACTACCGGCAGGCCTTACCGAGAACCTGGTCCAACAGCTGCCTTCTGCACAGGTATACAGCACCTATTTGCCGGTGCCGCAGGCAGTATTCTGGCTGGGGGCCAGGCTGTTCCCGGCAAACCTGTTGGGCAGTGTGGTCGTGATCCGTTGCGTGCTGCTGCTGGCCGAGGTCGGCAGCCTGTTGTTGCTGCTGCGGCTGCTGCGCAAAATGGCTCTGCCTGAAAAATACCTGCTGCTCTATGCCCTCAACCCGCTGGTTATTCTGGAGCTCACGGGCAACCTGCACCTGGAGGCGCTGCTGATCTTTTTCCTGCTGCTGGCCCTGCTCCAGCTGTTCCACCGGCGGTTGGTGCTGGCGGGCATTGCCTTTGGCCTGGCAGTAGGAGTTAAGCTGTTGCCCCTGTTGTTTCTGCCCTTTATACTCCGGCGCCTCGATCTGAAAAGGTTTATGCTTTTTGGGGGCGTGATGCTGGTAACGGTGCTGGCGCTGTATTACCCGCTGGCCACTGCCGGCATGGCACAGCACCAGCTGCAAAGTATACAGGCATACTTCCACCACAATGCGTTTAATGCCAGCGTGTATTACATGCTGCGCTGGCTGGGTTTCCGCCTGGCCGGCTATGACCTGGCTGGTAGTCTGGCACCGCTCCTGGCGGCTGTTACCCTGGGCGCCGTTTTGTCCATGGCCTCTGTTAAGCGGTTGGGCTCCACGCAGCGCCTGATGGGCTACATGGCCGCTGCCCTGGCCGTATACTTTTTTTTAGCCCCATCGGTGTACCCCTGGCACCTGACGACGCTGCTGGCCCTAACCGTGGTGAGCCACTTCCGGTTTGCCGTGGTCTGGTCGGGGCTGGCCATACTTGCGTATGCAGCGTACCGCAGCCCGGCACATCAGGAAGATGTGCTGTTGCTTACGCTGGAATATATGACGGTTTTGCTGTGGCTGGTAGTTGAGTTATACCTCTACCGTAAGCGCCGCCAGCATGCCAACCTGGCCACCTGA
- a CDS encoding DUF2461 domain-containing protein, which yields MAATIDKSTLAFLADLATHNTREWFGEHKKRYDAARKNYITFLDELLQEMQHFEPAARGQQGKDLVFRIYRDVRFSNDKRPYKDHFGAYVAEGGRKSILPGYYLHLAGGNNSFLAGGLWFPPAEQLKAVRQELDYNLDAFTSIVEAADFKKRFGAIQGEQLKTTPKGYDKENPAIHYLRFKSWNAVMPLPDKVVLGDDFMQAVLDGFRAIQPLNEFLLAPLREVGN from the coding sequence ATGGCTGCAACAATAGATAAAAGCACCCTTGCCTTTCTGGCCGACCTGGCAACCCATAATACGCGCGAGTGGTTTGGCGAACATAAGAAACGCTACGATGCTGCCCGAAAGAACTACATTACGTTTCTGGATGAGCTGCTGCAGGAAATGCAGCATTTTGAACCGGCGGCACGGGGCCAGCAGGGCAAAGACCTGGTCTTCCGTATTTACCGGGATGTGCGTTTCTCCAACGACAAGCGGCCGTACAAAGATCATTTTGGCGCCTACGTAGCCGAAGGCGGGCGCAAATCCATTCTGCCGGGTTATTACCTGCACCTGGCAGGAGGTAACAATTCGTTTCTGGCCGGGGGGCTGTGGTTTCCGCCGGCAGAGCAGCTAAAAGCCGTCCGGCAGGAGCTGGACTATAACCTGGATGCGTTTACAAGTATAGTGGAGGCTGCGGATTTTAAAAAGCGCTTTGGCGCCATACAGGGCGAACAACTCAAAACCACACCTAAAGGCTACGACAAAGAGAACCCGGCCATCCATTACCTGCGCTTTAAAAGCTGGAACGCCGTGATGCCTTTGCCCGACAAGGTGGTGCTGGGAGATGATTTTATGCAGGCAGTGTTGGACGGCTTCCGGGCCATCCAACCATTAAATGAATTTCTGCTGGCGCCGCTCCGTGAAGTAGGAAACTAG
- a CDS encoding L,D-transpeptidase family protein — protein sequence MWIFVLCLVSTPLLYGQALPAPAVVLDAQQQRFLQVIAQYEKLAEAKTWHTFPDTLLLRPGDKNSFVPLLQENLVLAGDLPGEKKSENSVYTPAIEAAVKRFQQRHGLRADGYMGPQTVRAMNIPPYHRLLQLEWSLTRWNAASVHLAQPYVLINIPDYSLQVIDSNRTLLHMAVIVGKPSLPTYPVASKLNMVVLRPEWNVPRSIAVKELLPILRRNPGYLSRKHMQLLKDRSDGSAVRLNPWRINWNNINSSNYNFRIVQLPGSDNELGQVKFLFPNRVAQYMHDTPHKALFQTFPRAYSHGCMRLEKPIQLADYLLKKSFGYSDADVAHLIATSKPNSYIRLRQPLPLVIVYMTAWADEHMQVQFREDVYGWDKIQPILHIK from the coding sequence TTGTGGATTTTTGTACTCTGCCTCGTCAGTACACCCCTGCTCTACGGCCAGGCCCTGCCTGCGCCTGCCGTGGTCCTTGATGCCCAGCAACAACGTTTCCTGCAGGTTATCGCCCAATATGAGAAACTGGCCGAAGCAAAGACCTGGCATACTTTCCCGGATACCCTGCTTTTAAGGCCGGGAGATAAAAATAGTTTCGTGCCGCTGCTCCAGGAGAACCTGGTGCTGGCCGGCGACTTGCCGGGAGAGAAAAAGAGTGAAAATTCAGTATACACGCCGGCAATTGAAGCCGCTGTAAAACGCTTTCAGCAACGGCATGGCCTCCGGGCCGACGGCTATATGGGGCCGCAAACCGTCCGGGCGATGAATATCCCGCCTTACCATCGGCTGTTACAGTTAGAATGGAGCCTCACCCGTTGGAATGCCGCCTCGGTGCATCTGGCGCAGCCGTATGTATTGATCAACATTCCGGACTATAGCCTGCAGGTAATAGACAGCAACCGCACCCTGCTGCACATGGCCGTTATTGTGGGCAAACCTTCTCTGCCGACCTACCCGGTGGCTAGTAAGCTAAACATGGTGGTGCTCCGCCCCGAGTGGAATGTGCCGCGCTCCATTGCTGTAAAAGAGCTTTTGCCCATCCTGCGGCGCAACCCCGGCTACCTGTCGCGCAAGCACATGCAGCTGCTAAAAGACAGGAGCGATGGCAGTGCTGTTCGCTTAAATCCCTGGCGCATAAACTGGAATAACATCAACAGCAGCAATTACAACTTCCGGATTGTGCAACTGCCTGGCAGCGACAACGAGCTCGGCCAGGTAAAGTTCTTATTTCCCAACCGCGTGGCCCAGTACATGCACGACACGCCGCATAAAGCCTTGTTTCAGACTTTCCCAAGGGCCTACAGCCACGGGTGCATGCGCCTCGAAAAACCTATACAGCTAGCCGATTACCTGCTAAAGAAAAGCTTTGGGTACAGCGATGCTGATGTTGCCCACCTCATTGCCACGTCTAAACCCAACAGCTACATCCGCCTGCGGCAGCCGTTGCCTTTAGTGATCGTGTATATGACGGCCTGGGCAGATGAGCACATGCAGGTGCAGTTCCGTGAAGATGTGTATGGCTGGGATAAAATACAGCCTATCCTCCATATAAAATAG
- a CDS encoding NAD-dependent succinate-semialdehyde dehydrogenase, whose protein sequence is MGIVTINPATGELVKTFEPHTPEEVTQKIQRGENAFQQWKKVSFDERAKCMQQQAAILENEAEKYGRIISLEMGKPVKDAIAEVKKCASVCRYYAANAADFLKDEEIDTRASKSLIAFEPLGIVLAVMPWNFPFWQVYRFLAPALMAGNVGLLKHSSNVPQCALAIEEIVRKAGFPDDVFQALLIGSKDVDAVIAHPLVKAVTLTGSEAAGSKVAEKAGQEIKKTVLELGGSDAFIVLEDADLEQAATFAVKSRMVNTGQSCIAAKRFIVVEAVADEFLKQMKEKMANLKTGDPLTEDCDYGPMARKDLAVELEQQVQDSVKKGAQVVLEGGRTDTNSAYFKPMILKNVAPGMPAYDEEMFGPVAAVFIARDEEEAIRIANDSRYGLGGAVWTTDKERGLRVARQVETGAMFVNAMVASSPEMPFGGIKKSGYGRELSYLGIREFVNQKSIWVE, encoded by the coding sequence ATGGGCATAGTAACAATAAACCCGGCTACCGGCGAGCTGGTCAAGACATTTGAACCCCACACGCCTGAAGAAGTAACCCAGAAGATCCAGAGGGGGGAAAACGCTTTTCAGCAGTGGAAAAAGGTAAGCTTTGACGAGCGGGCAAAATGCATGCAGCAGCAGGCGGCTATTTTAGAGAATGAGGCAGAGAAGTATGGCCGCATCATCAGCCTGGAAATGGGCAAGCCGGTAAAGGATGCCATTGCCGAAGTAAAAAAATGCGCCAGTGTATGCCGCTACTACGCTGCCAACGCAGCTGACTTCCTCAAAGACGAAGAGATCGACACCCGGGCCTCCAAAAGCCTGATTGCCTTCGAGCCCCTGGGCATTGTGCTGGCCGTGATGCCGTGGAATTTCCCCTTCTGGCAGGTATACCGCTTCCTGGCCCCGGCACTGATGGCCGGTAACGTTGGCCTGCTGAAGCACTCTTCTAACGTGCCGCAATGCGCCCTGGCAATTGAAGAGATTGTCCGGAAAGCGGGCTTTCCGGACGACGTGTTCCAGGCGCTGCTCATCGGCTCCAAAGACGTGGATGCCGTGATTGCGCACCCGCTGGTAAAAGCCGTGACCCTGACTGGCAGTGAGGCTGCCGGCTCGAAGGTAGCCGAAAAGGCCGGGCAGGAGATAAAGAAAACCGTGCTGGAGCTGGGGGGCAGCGATGCCTTTATTGTGCTGGAAGATGCGGACCTGGAGCAGGCCGCCACCTTCGCGGTAAAATCGCGAATGGTGAACACTGGCCAAAGCTGCATTGCTGCTAAACGGTTTATTGTGGTGGAAGCTGTCGCCGACGAGTTTCTGAAGCAAATGAAGGAAAAGATGGCGAACCTGAAAACGGGCGATCCGCTGACCGAAGACTGTGACTACGGGCCCATGGCCCGCAAAGACCTGGCCGTGGAGCTGGAGCAACAGGTGCAGGACTCCGTTAAAAAAGGCGCCCAAGTGGTGCTGGAAGGCGGGCGCACCGACACGAACAGCGCCTACTTCAAACCCATGATCCTCAAGAACGTGGCGCCCGGAATGCCTGCCTACGACGAGGAAATGTTTGGCCCGGTAGCAGCCGTTTTTATCGCCCGCGACGAGGAAGAGGCTATCCGCATTGCCAACGACTCGCGTTACGGGCTGGGCGGCGCCGTGTGGACCACCGACAAAGAACGCGGACTACGTGTAGCGCGCCAGGTAGAAACCGGCGCCATGTTCGTGAATGCCATGGTCGCCTCATCTCCCGAAATGCCTTTCGGCGGAATCAAAAAGTCCGGCTATGGCCGCGAGCTCTCCTACCTGGGCATCCGCGAATTTGTAAACCAGAAAAGTATCTGGGTGGAGTGA
- a CDS encoding YdcF family protein — MFFILSKTLHFLLMPFLWVLALLLGALFLRSAQKKRICLVAVLVILVVLSTPFLSNEAWRAWEVAAVPIRTIGHYDAAVILTGVTSYREDIPDRINTSRGSDRFLHPLQLYRAHKIDKFIITGGHGKVLGGGVPEADQIEKVLLMAGIPAEAIITESNSRNTHENALNTASLLQQHPGINRLLLVTSAFHMRRAAGCFAKAGVAATSFSTDFYSKPRQFTPDELIIPSVDAFGSWHLLIHEISGYLVYKVLGYC; from the coding sequence ATGTTTTTTATCCTCTCCAAAACCCTGCATTTTCTGCTGATGCCTTTCCTATGGGTGCTGGCGCTCCTTCTTGGTGCCCTTTTTCTGCGGTCAGCGCAAAAGAAACGCATTTGCCTTGTTGCAGTGCTGGTTATACTTGTTGTGCTCTCCACCCCTTTCCTGAGTAACGAAGCCTGGCGTGCCTGGGAAGTAGCAGCTGTCCCGATCCGTACGATAGGGCATTATGATGCCGCTGTTATTTTAACTGGTGTGACTTCCTACCGCGAAGACATCCCCGACCGGATCAACACCTCCAGAGGATCTGACCGCTTTCTGCACCCTTTGCAGCTCTACCGGGCGCATAAGATCGATAAATTTATTATAACCGGTGGCCATGGAAAAGTGCTGGGAGGAGGCGTGCCGGAAGCCGACCAGATAGAGAAAGTGCTGCTGATGGCCGGCATACCCGCAGAGGCGATCATTACCGAAAGCAACAGCCGGAATACCCACGAAAATGCGCTTAACACGGCATCCCTACTGCAGCAGCACCCCGGTATCAATCGCTTGTTGCTGGTAACCTCTGCTTTCCATATGCGGCGTGCAGCCGGCTGCTTCGCTAAGGCAGGCGTAGCGGCAACAAGCTTCAGTACCGATTTCTATTCCAAGCCTCGCCAGTTCACCCCCGACGAACTGATTATCCCCAGCGTAGATGCTTTCGGGAGCTGGCACCTGCTCATCCACGAGATCTCGGGCTACCTGGTGTATAAGGTGCTGGGTTATTGTTAA
- a CDS encoding DUF2905 domain-containing protein, translating to MQPIGKTIVILGIVLVLVGLVVWLAGDKLNWFGHLPGDIRIERKNVRFYAPFMSMLLLSILLSLLLWLFRRFF from the coding sequence ATGCAGCCTATCGGAAAGACAATCGTTATACTTGGAATCGTGTTGGTGCTTGTCGGGCTGGTGGTCTGGCTGGCCGGCGATAAGTTGAACTGGTTTGGGCACTTGCCCGGCGATATCCGCATCGAGCGGAAGAACGTTCGCTTTTATGCGCCCTTTATGAGCATGCTGCTGCTCAGCATCCTGTTGTCGCTGCTGCTTTGGCTGTTCCGCCGGTTCTTTTAA
- a CDS encoding metallophosphoesterase family protein: MFIKLKQYGHTALGPALLLLLALSNQACEEFEYSPYEVRLEEGEKQINQRNIARIEALNIAPEDTFQFILASDVQGFYEENEAMVKNINRRNDIAFLLLGGDLTDFGLAKEFKLINEDFGTLHMPYVAVVGNHDAVNNGQQAFKAMYGDFNTSFAIGNSRFILLNTNYIEFDKQVPDLDWLEKELAASAGYKNIFVLSHIPPGNYEFGKENRARYEQLMSQYHVTYSLHGHNHKFNAYYPYDGTVPYVQTAAAEDREYLVFTVTGEYVSFERVNF; encoded by the coding sequence ATGTTTATAAAGCTAAAACAGTATGGTCACACTGCCCTTGGCCCGGCCTTACTTCTGCTGCTGGCACTGAGTAACCAGGCCTGCGAAGAATTTGAGTACAGCCCCTACGAGGTTCGGCTGGAGGAGGGAGAGAAACAGATCAACCAACGCAACATCGCCCGCATTGAGGCCCTGAACATTGCCCCCGAGGATACATTCCAATTTATTCTGGCTTCGGATGTGCAGGGGTTTTATGAAGAGAACGAGGCCATGGTCAAAAATATCAACCGGCGAAACGATATCGCTTTTCTGCTGCTGGGCGGCGACCTGACAGACTTCGGGCTGGCAAAGGAATTCAAGCTGATCAACGAAGATTTTGGGACCCTGCATATGCCGTATGTAGCGGTTGTAGGCAACCATGATGCGGTGAACAACGGGCAGCAGGCCTTCAAAGCCATGTACGGTGATTTTAATACCAGCTTTGCGATAGGCAACAGCAGGTTTATACTGCTGAATACAAATTATATAGAGTTCGACAAGCAGGTGCCCGACCTGGATTGGTTGGAGAAAGAGCTGGCGGCCTCTGCCGGTTACAAGAATATTTTTGTCTTATCGCATATACCGCCCGGAAACTATGAGTTTGGGAAGGAGAACCGCGCCCGTTACGAACAGCTCATGAGCCAGTATCATGTTACCTATTCATTGCACGGCCACAACCATAAGTTCAATGCCTATTACCCCTACGATGGCACCGTGCCTTATGTGCAAACCGCTGCCGCCGAAGATCGCGAGTACCTGGTGTTTACGGTAACAGGGGAGTACGTAAGTTTTGAACGCGTCAATTTTTAA